The nucleotide window TGCTGTTGCTCAACATGGCGGGGTTTATAGCCCCTCCAAGCCCACCTGGAGCCAAGCTCAGCAAGGCccccctacacacagagacacagagacaagtatagtcacagacagagacacagtgatTCCAGTAGCAATTACTCTGAATTCCTTATTCCTCCCTTCAGCCCTGAGATTGTGATGATCATAGCAATGAGCGTTCAACTAAAATTATTACTACTATGACTATTCAAAATAGTTTCAACATGGCTTATATCATATTTTAGATATACATGGGCACTGGAAATATCTTCATGTAGTTTGACGTGTGTTGTGATCCTGCTCTGAAACCCTTTCTCGTCCTACTCACCCAGGAGTGAACTGCGAGGATGCCATCAGTCCTGGGTTAAGCCCAGCCATGGAGGCGTAACTAGAACTGGTGGGTAACTGGGCAGCGCCTTGCAGGGCCGCTGACAGCCCCGGTCCAGCCACCATCACCTGACCTGTCCCCAGATTGGTTGCTAGGGACGATGGCGCCTGCGTGACCACCGTGTGCTCCTGGGTTCCACCCGTCTCCGCCGCCGTGACCTGGAGGGCCGTGGGGCAGGAGCTTAGCGAGGTGGAGCTGGTCACCGCAGTAACCATGGGTGCCGTAGAGATGACGGATGCCGTGTTTGTGGTCGCTCCGATCGTCGTGCCTGAGACGGAATCCGGAGGGTGGTGTTTAGTTTTTAAGTACAAGGTGGGAAACGGGAAGGGAATTATGCCTGAATCCTAATTTGAGATTTCTTTCCTCAAATATGATCCTGTCCCTCCCCTGTCCCTGTGTACCTGTCAAGGTCAGGCCGGAGACGCTGGTGCTGGTGAGAGGCATCACTGGGTTTAAAGTGAGTGTGGTTGGTGTGTTACTGGTCACAAGGCTCGCCGTACTGGCCACCTGCACCAGGGAAGGAGAAGAAAAAAGGCTTGAACATGGAATAGAAAAAAAGACActtgacttgtgtgtgtgtgtatgtgtgtgtgtggtacatgtACATGCCAGTGTGTTTTGCCAATACCAAGGGGCTAGTTGGGGTGAAGATGGTTTTGATGGGGGTGCTGCCTGTCCCTGTGATGCTGTGTCCGCTGCTGGGGGGGTTGATCCTCTTCTCTTTTTGCCGACGGTTACAGAACCACACCCGGatcacctccttctccatgttgAGCTGGTCAGCAATTATGGTGATCTCCTCAGAGGTAGGTTTTTGGTTCTGCTTGAAGAGGGCAAAAGACCAGGTATTCCTTTCAGTATGGGGCAGTTCCTTTCAGTATGGGGCAGTTTACCAGACATGCAGAATGAAGTGTTTTCCATTTCATTTGATTCCCTTCCTAATGGTTTAAGTGCTAAAATTGGTTGATGAGGTAAGTTAGTGAAGACAAGTGAGCACTAATCTAGACTGTAACATTTCGCTCACCTCCAGAAAGCTCTTTTCTAAGGCCACGCGGATGTTGGTCTCGATGCTGGTCCTCTTCTTGCGTCGGCGGTTGAGCCCCTCCATGCCCAGACCGGGGGAGCCCAGGCCGCAAGGGCTGGACAGGGCCAGGTCAGACGACAGATTCTCTGCACAAACAGCACCGCGacaagggacagggacaggggtaaAGACCAGGTACTCTGCAGTGCATAATACGGTACACAATagagtacaaacacacacagctgtcgGTCAGCTCAGAGACATACCTGCATCGTTGAGCCACTTCTCCAGAAGTGGCTTCAGCTTGCACATGTTCTTAAAGCTGAGGTTCAAGGCCTCGAAGCGGGAGATGGTGGTCTGGCTGAAGTCGTTACCGTACAGCTTGCCCATGGCCAGGCCAACGTCCCCCTGGGGGAGACAGAGGGTTAGGGAGAGCTCTGCtgttaacacaaacacacacatgcacactcatgcaagcatacacacacacacaccttcctgcAGCTCGCTAacacccccaaacacacacacaaaatgtacacacgtacacacgcctTCATACAGCTCCCTCACAaccccagccacacacacacacgcccacctGTGTGAAGCCCAGTTTGATGCGTCTCTGTTTGAAGGTCTTAGCGAACTGTTCCAGCTCCTCCAGGTCGCTGGGCTCCTCCAGACTGGGTGTGTCCAGGCGTTTGGGCGGTGTCTGACTGTGGGACAGGGGCTGGATGGGCGTGGCTGCTATCGTGTGGGAT belongs to Salmo trutta chromosome 20, fSalTru1.1, whole genome shotgun sequence and includes:
- the pou2f1b gene encoding POU domain, class 2, transcription factor 1b isoform X7, which gives rise to MADGGAASQDESSGPDSRMSNPSETSKCAMESQSGDGNTGVQTNGLDFQRQTVQATNAITNAHAQALLQQSKSEDSGAIPTSVQQGVLPQAQLMLAGGQIAGLTLSPAQQQMFLQQAQAQLLAAAMQQQSASQQSSTTGASISASAATPITQLSQPVQITSIPSVSTHLPGQLSQLGYPYEMATFSSYLPQLQQLQQQNLTMPQFVLVQPGHHIATQLQPGQFIISQTPQGQQSFLQAQNLLTQLPQSQANLLQTQPSINLASQPATPSHTIAATPIQPLSHSQTPPKRLDTPSLEEPSDLEELEQFAKTFKQRRIKLGFTQGDVGLAMGKLYGNDFSQTTISRFEALNLSFKNMCKLKPLLEKWLNDAENLSSDLALSSPCGLGSPGLGMEGLNRRRKKRTSIETNIRVALEKSFLEQNQKPTSEEITIIADQLNMEKEVIRVWFCNRRQKEKRINPPSSGHSITGTGSTPIKTIFTPTSPLVASTASLVTSNTPTTLTLNPVMPLTSTSVSGLTLTGTTIGATTNTASVISTAPMVTAVTSSTSLSSCPTALQVTAAETGGTQEHTVVTQAPSSLATNLGTGQVMVAGPGLSAALQGAAQLPTSSSYASMAGLNPGLMASSQFTPGGALLSLAPGGLGGAINPAMLSNSTLATIQGLWSALASGGTLPITSLDGSGNLLFANTSAGSTPNLVQPLFLNPQNLSLLTSNPVSLVSAGAAGGGALQVTANHQVTTATVPVPVSTITTASKAQ
- the pou2f1b gene encoding POU domain, class 2, transcription factor 1b isoform X2 is translated as MADGGAASQDESSGPDSRMSNPSETSKCAMESQSGDGNTGVQTNGLDFQRQTVQATNAITNAHAQALLQQSKSEDSGAIPTSVQQGVLPQAQLMLAGGQIAGLTLSPAQQQMFLQQAQAQLLAAAMQQQSASQQSSTTGASISASAATPITQLSQPVQITSIPSVSTHLPGQLSQLGYPYEMATFSSYLPQLQQLQQQNLTMPQFVLVQPGHHIATQLQPGQFIISQTPQGQQSMYTTQSFLQAQNLLTQLPQSQANLLQTQPSINLASQPATPSHTIAATPIQPLSHSQTPPKRLDTPSLEEPSDLEELEQFAKTFKQRRIKLGFTQGDVGLAMGKLYGNDFSQTTISRFEALNLSFKNMCKLKPLLEKWLNDAVCAENLSSDLALSSPCGLGSPGLGMEGLNRRRKKRTSIETNIRVALEKSFLENQKPTSEEITIIADQLNMEKEVIRVWFCNRRQKEKRINPPSSGHSITGTGSTPIKTIFTPTSPLVASTASLVTSNTPTTLTLNPVMPLTSTSVSGLTLTGTTIGATTNTASVISTAPMVTAVTSSTSLSSCPTALQVTAAETGGTQEHTVVTQAPSSLATNLGTGQVMVAGPGLSAALQGAAQLPTSSSYASMAGLNPGLMASSQFTPGGALLSLAPGGLGGAINPAMLSNSTLATIQGLWSALASGGTLPITSLDGSGNLLFANTSAGSTPNLVQPLFLNPQNLSLLTSNPVSLVSAGAAGGGALQVTANHQVTTATVPVPVSTITTASKAQ